In Bosea vestrisii, the following are encoded in one genomic region:
- a CDS encoding TRAP transporter large permease, with protein sequence MSGISVGFTIFAGLLALMAFRVPIGIAMFVAGSGGYVYLMGGNWAPWLNILKSIPYARLSNYDLTVIPLFLLMGQFATHGGLSASLFRCVSAFIGHRRGGVAMAAIGACAGFGAICGSSLATAATMGQVALPELRRYRYSGSLATGALAAGGTLGIMIPPSVPLVIYAILTQESIGKLFMAAVLPGLIAMFGYMFVVQLVVRRNPEAGPAGPRVPWPERLKVLAGVLPVILVFVIVIVGIYGGWATPTEAAAIGAAACGAIAVVSGGMRLRGLIDSALGTAQATAMILLVLLGADMLNTALALSQMPAELAGWVKDSGLAPLFVLAMILVIYILLGCVMDSLAMILLTIPIFYPMIIGLDFYGMSVEDKSIWFGILALMVVEIGLVHPPVGMNVYIINRLAKDVPLVETFKGVMPFLASDLVRIVVLVAFPSISLVLVKAFGAL encoded by the coding sequence ATGAGCGGGATCTCGGTCGGCTTCACGATCTTCGCAGGTCTGCTCGCGCTGATGGCGTTCCGCGTGCCGATCGGCATCGCGATGTTCGTCGCGGGCTCGGGTGGCTATGTCTATCTGATGGGTGGCAACTGGGCGCCCTGGCTCAACATCCTGAAATCGATTCCCTATGCCCGCCTGTCGAACTACGACCTGACGGTCATTCCGCTCTTCCTGCTGATGGGCCAGTTCGCCACCCATGGCGGCTTGTCGGCGAGCCTGTTCCGCTGCGTCAGCGCCTTCATCGGCCATCGCCGCGGCGGCGTCGCCATGGCGGCGATCGGCGCCTGCGCCGGCTTCGGCGCGATCTGCGGCTCCTCGCTCGCGACCGCGGCGACGATGGGCCAGGTCGCCCTGCCGGAGCTGCGCCGCTACCGCTATTCGGGGAGCCTCGCGACTGGCGCGCTCGCGGCCGGCGGCACGCTCGGCATCATGATCCCGCCCTCGGTGCCGCTGGTGATCTACGCGATCCTGACCCAGGAATCGATCGGCAAGCTGTTCATGGCCGCCGTCCTGCCCGGCCTGATCGCGATGTTCGGCTACATGTTCGTGGTGCAGCTGGTCGTGCGCCGCAATCCGGAAGCGGGGCCGGCCGGCCCGCGCGTGCCCTGGCCGGAGCGCCTCAAGGTCCTCGCCGGCGTACTCCCGGTGATCCTCGTCTTCGTGATCGTCATCGTCGGCATCTATGGCGGCTGGGCGACACCGACCGAGGCGGCTGCGATCGGCGCGGCGGCCTGCGGCGCGATCGCGGTGGTCAGCGGCGGCATGCGGCTACGCGGCCTGATCGACAGCGCGCTCGGCACGGCGCAGGCGACGGCGATGATCCTCTTGGTGCTGCTCGGCGCCGACATGCTGAACACGGCGCTGGCCCTGTCGCAGATGCCGGCGGAGCTTGCGGGTTGGGTCAAGGACAGCGGCCTCGCACCGCTCTTCGTGCTGGCGATGATCCTCGTGATCTACATCCTGCTCGGCTGCGTCATGGACTCGCTGGCGATGATCCTGCTGACGATCCCGATCTTCTATCCGATGATCATCGGGCTCGACTTCTACGGCATGTCGGTCGAGGACAAGTCGATCTGGTTCGGCATCCTCGCATTGATGGTGGTCGAGATCGGCCTGGTGCATCCGCCGGTCGGCATGAACGTCTACATCATCAATCGCCTGGCCAAGGACGTTCCGCTGGTCGAGACCTTCAAGGGCGTGATGCCCTTCCTGGCCTCTGATCTCGTCCGCATCGTCGTCCTCGTCGCCTTCCCCTCGATCTCGCTCGTCCTGGTCAAGGCGTTCGGCGCGCTGTGA
- a CDS encoding TRAP transporter small permease, which yields MQEAVPGQVANDPIAFGASGRVLLAVSKVLAITGGLLFVGLVGMSIVSIVGRKLLSAPIPGDVELLQMVAAAASAAFFAYCHLNHGDVKVDFFTAAAPPWVNHMLDAFGSLLVGLVGAVLTWRVYVGAIGTREDGETSAILDIPVWWAQIAMVPGFAMLALAGFYMATRHVQEAAHREGARR from the coding sequence ATGCAGGAAGCCGTGCCGGGCCAGGTAGCGAACGATCCGATTGCCTTCGGGGCGTCCGGGCGCGTGTTGCTCGCCGTTTCGAAGGTTCTGGCGATCACCGGAGGGCTCTTGTTCGTCGGCCTGGTCGGCATGTCGATCGTCTCGATCGTTGGCCGCAAGCTCCTGTCCGCCCCCATTCCCGGCGATGTCGAACTTCTACAGATGGTCGCGGCGGCCGCTTCTGCCGCCTTCTTCGCCTACTGCCACCTCAACCACGGCGACGTGAAGGTCGACTTCTTCACGGCGGCCGCCCCGCCATGGGTCAATCACATGCTGGATGCCTTCGGCTCGCTCCTTGTCGGGCTTGTCGGTGCCGTGCTGACCTGGCGCGTCTATGTCGGGGCGATCGGTACCCGCGAGGACGGCGAGACCTCGGCGATCCTCGATATCCCGGTCTGGTGGGCGCAGATCGCGATGGTGCCGGGCTTTGCGATGCTGGCGCTGGCCGGCTTCTACATGGCGACGCGTCATGTTCAAGAAGCGGCGCATCGCGAGGGAGCCCGTCGATGA
- a CDS encoding aldehyde dehydrogenase, producing the protein MTDTINLLIDGKAVAATGGRVFERLNPLDGSVASRAAAATVDDARAAVDAAARAFPAWSQTPPAKRRELLVKGAHALEARAAEFTAAMSAETGASAIWAGFNVHLAADMLIEAAALTTQISGEVIPSNVPGSLALAVRQPAGVVLGMAPWNAPVILGTRAIAVPLACGNTVVLKGSELCPRTHGLIIAALQEAGLPDGVVNFVTNAPEDAAEVVAAMVAHPAVRRVNFTGSTHVGRIIAKLCAEHLKPVVLELGGKAPALVLDDADLDAAVAGIAFGAFANSGQICMSTERIVVDSRIADDFVARLAAKAQKLPLGDPRQGPVVLGSVVDMKAVERCNALIDDALAKGATLVSGGKADTTLFPATLLDHVTPAMRIYGEESFGPVKAIVRVDGEEAAIACANDNPYGLSAAVFTGDTARGWRVAGRIESGICHVNGPTVHDEAQMPFGGVKNSGYGRFGGRAGIESFTELRWLTLQTAPRHYPF; encoded by the coding sequence ATGACCGATACCATCAACCTTTTGATCGACGGCAAGGCGGTCGCGGCGACCGGCGGGCGCGTCTTCGAGCGCCTCAACCCGCTCGACGGCTCGGTCGCGAGCCGCGCCGCCGCGGCCACAGTCGACGACGCTCGCGCGGCCGTCGATGCCGCCGCTCGCGCTTTCCCGGCCTGGTCGCAGACGCCGCCGGCCAAGCGCCGCGAATTGCTGGTCAAGGGCGCGCATGCACTCGAAGCCCGCGCCGCTGAGTTTACGGCGGCGATGTCGGCCGAGACTGGCGCTTCCGCCATCTGGGCCGGGTTCAACGTCCACCTCGCAGCCGACATGCTGATCGAGGCCGCCGCGCTGACGACGCAGATCAGCGGCGAGGTCATCCCGTCCAATGTGCCCGGCAGCCTCGCCTTGGCGGTGCGCCAGCCGGCTGGCGTCGTACTTGGGATGGCGCCGTGGAATGCGCCGGTCATCCTCGGCACGCGCGCCATCGCCGTGCCGCTCGCCTGCGGCAATACCGTCGTGCTGAAGGGCTCGGAGCTCTGCCCGCGCACACATGGGCTGATCATTGCAGCTTTGCAGGAGGCCGGGCTGCCGGATGGCGTGGTCAATTTCGTCACCAATGCGCCTGAGGACGCAGCCGAGGTCGTCGCGGCGATGGTGGCGCATCCGGCGGTCAGGCGCGTCAACTTCACTGGCTCGACCCATGTCGGCCGCATCATCGCGAAGCTTTGCGCGGAGCATCTGAAGCCGGTCGTGCTGGAGCTCGGCGGCAAGGCGCCGGCGCTCGTCCTCGACGATGCCGATCTCGACGCGGCGGTCGCCGGCATCGCCTTCGGCGCCTTCGCCAATTCCGGCCAGATCTGCATGTCGACCGAACGGATCGTGGTCGACAGCCGCATCGCTGACGACTTTGTCGCGCGCCTTGCCGCCAAGGCACAGAAGCTGCCGCTTGGCGATCCGCGCCAGGGACCGGTCGTGCTCGGCTCGGTGGTCGACATGAAGGCGGTCGAGCGCTGCAACGCCCTGATCGACGACGCCTTGGCGAAGGGCGCGACGCTCGTCTCCGGCGGCAAGGCGGATACGACGCTGTTTCCGGCGACGCTGCTCGACCACGTCACCCCGGCGATGCGGATCTACGGCGAGGAGAGTTTTGGGCCGGTCAAGGCGATCGTGCGCGTCGACGGCGAGGAGGCGGCGATCGCCTGCGCCAACGACAATCCCTATGGGCTTTCGGCCGCGGTGTTCACGGGCGACACGGCGCGCGGCTGGCGCGTTGCTGGCCGCATCGAATCCGGCATCTGCCATGTCAACGGTCCGACCGTGCATGACGAGGCGCAGATGCCGTTCGGCGGCGTCAAGAACAGCGGCTATGGCCGCTTCGGCGGGCGCGCCGGCATCGAATCCTTCACCGAATTGCGCTGGCTGACGCTACAGACCGCGCCACGCCATTACCCGTTCTAG
- a CDS encoding LysR family transcriptional regulator — translation MANIDTIDLNLLRLFDAVYRTRNVSRAAEELGLSQPATSQALTRLRLLLRDPLFERVAGGVRPTARSERLAHSVQAGLALLEAGLKEDESFDPATTDAELRLHLSDIGEGRFLPPLMTTFREIAPNLRITSRAWPPDAISEALDNGQLHFALGFLPTVSGSAQAEMLTDRYQIFVRAGHPVTRQAVDGALSADAIARLDFVSVRSHAQTQRILEMLHLDPRIRLVVSSFTALPPIIRATDLAVLMPRQIGLGLEPVASFALLEPALPQRDFSVALHWSRRHAQNAMLRWARGVILELFQSPQRSEPPEMAGG, via the coding sequence ATGGCGAATATCGATACGATCGACCTGAACCTGTTGAGATTGTTCGATGCGGTCTACCGCACCCGCAATGTCAGCCGTGCGGCCGAGGAGCTAGGCCTCTCGCAGCCCGCGACGAGCCAGGCCCTGACACGCTTGCGACTGCTGTTGCGCGATCCGCTGTTTGAGCGCGTCGCCGGCGGCGTGCGGCCGACCGCCCGCTCCGAGCGCCTGGCGCATTCGGTCCAGGCCGGCCTTGCGCTGCTCGAAGCCGGCCTGAAGGAGGATGAAAGCTTCGATCCGGCGACCACGGACGCCGAGTTGCGCCTGCATCTCAGCGATATCGGCGAGGGCCGCTTCTTGCCGCCGCTGATGACCACCTTCCGAGAGATCGCGCCGAACCTGCGCATCACCTCGCGCGCCTGGCCGCCGGACGCGATTTCCGAGGCCCTGGACAATGGCCAGCTTCATTTCGCGCTGGGTTTTCTCCCGACCGTCAGCGGCTCCGCCCAGGCCGAGATGCTGACCGATCGCTACCAGATCTTCGTTCGCGCCGGGCACCCGGTCACACGTCAGGCCGTCGACGGCGCCTTGAGCGCCGACGCTATCGCGCGGCTGGACTTCGTCTCCGTGCGCTCACACGCCCAGACGCAGCGGATCCTGGAGATGCTGCATCTCGATCCGCGCATCCGCCTCGTCGTCTCCAGCTTCACGGCGCTGCCGCCGATCATCCGCGCCACCGACCTAGCCGTGCTGATGCCGCGCCAGATTGGCCTCGGCCTCGAGCCGGTCGCGTCCTTCGCCCTGCTTGAGCCCGCCTTGCCCCAGCGCGATTTCAGCGTGGCGCTGCATTGGAGCCGGCGGCACGCGCAGAACGCCATGCTGCGCTGGGCGCGCGGGGTCATCCTGGAGCTGTTCCAGAGCCCCCAGCGATCAGAGCCCCCCGAGATGGCCGGCGGCTAG
- a CDS encoding DUF411 domain-containing protein, whose translation MTSKLSPSRRGLLIGAAQLAATFGLSRPAAAAETLPKMVVTRDPSCGCCGNWVKHVRAAGFPVEVVEVADVAPLKLKLGVPDALASCHTVEVGGYVVEGHVPAEAIKRLLAERSKVTGLAVAGMPVGSPGMEVPGQAPDAYDVVVFSASRQNVFARYRGLKQI comes from the coding sequence ATGACAAGCAAGCTTTCCCCATCCCGCCGCGGCCTGCTGATCGGCGCTGCGCAGCTGGCCGCTACGTTCGGGCTATCGCGCCCTGCGGCCGCCGCCGAGACGCTGCCGAAGATGGTCGTGACCCGCGATCCGAGTTGCGGCTGCTGTGGCAACTGGGTCAAGCATGTGCGGGCGGCCGGCTTCCCGGTCGAGGTGGTCGAGGTCGCGGATGTCGCGCCGCTCAAGCTCAAGCTCGGCGTGCCGGATGCGCTCGCCTCCTGTCATACCGTCGAAGTCGGCGGCTACGTCGTGGAAGGCCATGTGCCAGCCGAGGCGATCAAGCGCCTGCTTGCCGAGCGGTCCAAGGTCACGGGCCTCGCCGTCGCCGGCATGCCGGTTGGCTCGCCCGGCATGGAAGTGCCCGGCCAGGCGCCGGATGCCTATGACGTCGTGGTGTTCTCCGCCAGCCGGCAGAACGTCTTCGCGCGCTATCGCGGGCTGAAGCAGATCTGA
- a CDS encoding heavy-metal-associated domain-containing protein produces MKDIAAMCSCQQHSTTASTATPAPGGAISFRVEDMTCGHCAGTIKQAIEGRLPGTAVTADPGSKLVRVQGTADFAAIRSAVVAAGYTPSVDQVG; encoded by the coding sequence ATGAAGGACATTGCAGCCATGTGCTCCTGCCAGCAGCATTCTACCACAGCCTCGACCGCGACGCCGGCCCCCGGCGGGGCAATCAGCTTTCGCGTCGAGGACATGACCTGCGGCCATTGTGCCGGCACGATCAAGCAGGCGATCGAGGGCCGGCTTCCAGGTACCGCGGTCACGGCGGATCCGGGTTCGAAGCTGGTCAGGGTGCAGGGCACGGCTGATTTCGCTGCGATCAGGTCGGCCGTGGTTGCGGCGGGATATACGCCGAGCGTGGATCAGGTCGGTTGA